A section of the Salvelinus sp. IW2-2015 linkage group LG7, ASM291031v2, whole genome shotgun sequence genome encodes:
- the LOC111966108 gene encoding protein FAM107B-like — translation MEGSYNAKKVLPQRPGFRHHRKENYVCRDVLSRQSTECSEVQEVSQSQLQQPRVKLNGSTVETPSHHDLHRELLVSTKRGLLPGEKPELKRVLEQRRLEQHREQELALQPPLELETELRKRQQILLEYEQEEDQAPGGAGERSP, via the exons ATGGAAGGGTCATACAACGCAAAGAAA GTGCTTCCTCAGCGGCCAGGATTTCGGCACCATAGAAAAG AGAACTATGTGTGTCGCGACGTCCTGTCCCGGCAGTCTACAGAGTGTAGTGAGGTTCAGGAAGTGAGCCAGTCCCAGCTGCAGCAGCCCAGGGTGAAGCTGAACGGCTCCACGGTGGAGACACCCAGTCACCACGACCTGCACCGCGAACTGTTGGTCAGCACCAAACG AGGTCTGTTGCCAGGAGAGAAGCCTGAGCTGAAGCGAGTCctggaacagaggaggctggagcAGCACAGAGAGCAGGAACTGGCTCTACAGCCTCCTCTGGAACTGGAGACTGAGCTACGCAAGAGACAGCAGATACTACTGGag TATGAGCAGGAGGAAGATCAGGCGccgggaggagcaggagagagaagtcCCTGA